The Pogona vitticeps strain Pit_001003342236 chromosome 3, PviZW2.1, whole genome shotgun sequence genome includes a window with the following:
- the NRROS gene encoding transforming growth factor beta activator LRRC33 isoform X2, whose translation MTLPMLSMSLQLEEKTVHCNGKRLISIPQDLPAGTEKLFLDGNLMQTLKNSTLEQYQVLQSLSLCKNGLETIEPGAFLGSTTLTVLLVADNDLSTNYSVTATALWTLLVLQKLDLSGNQLTEAMMSTLIEHLSSLESLSMARNAIMRLDDSHFKNLPKLQHLDLQQNYIFEIETGAFEGVSGLQTLNLAYNYIPCIVEFDLTQLQILNVSHNHIEWFLAVENDAVFELETLDLSHNQLLFFPLLPRVNKLQTLLLTHNKMNFYGNFSNHSESSVQLLFLDGNVTNITTHELWEEMSHSNLSFLTFLDMSWNQLWYLPDSFFEGMVSLAHLNMSHNCLTTLCIHEKELLKTLVDLDLSYNQLLDIEVNFGPEVSLLSLQRFNLNNNRLHGLPAKIFTHTKNIATINLSKNPIEICTPHGAGSSSCVDISNVASIRNLFLAGCDLHELGNDIFQGTSLAYLDLSNNPRALLNGLGPLEDVAQSLQVLSVRDTGLSAARTEMDFSAFQMLVELDLSENSLTSFPESLIDLKLHTLDLRRNHLHSLPQHAMQKQLGKSLHTIYLSQNPYDCCKLRWWDTLCNLGTVHIADMSQVTCNHSSRFINAANLPEYVLQNCSWLAPDMTLLYLVLAFPTCLALLVASAIIFLTFRQPILQMVKSRYRTSSPY comes from the exons ATGACCCTCCCAATGCTGAGCATGTCGCTCCAACTG GAAGAGAAAACTGTACACTGCAATGGGAAGAGGCTGATCTCCATCCCACAAGACTTACCTGCTGGAACAGAGAAACTCTTCCTGGATGGCAATCTTATGCAAACACTAAAGAATTCAACTTTAGAGCAGTATCAAGTTCTGCAGAGTCTCAGTCTATGCAAGAATGGACTGGAGACAATTGAACCCGGAGCTTTCCTTGGCAGCACAACTCTCACTGTTTTGTTGGTGGCTGACAATGACCTCTCCACAAACTATTCTGTGACAGCAACTGCTCTGTGGACTTTGCTTGTCCTACAGAAACTGGACCTATCTGGAAACCAGCTCACTGAGGCCATGATGAGCACCCTGATAGAGCATTTGTCTTCTCTAGAATCTTTGTCTATGGCCAGGAATGCTATAATGAGGCTGGATGACTCCCACTTCAAAAACCTGCCCAAACTGCAGCACCTGGATTTACAGCAGAACTACATCTTTGAGATTGAGACTGGTGCTTTTGAAGGTGTGTCAGGGCTGCAGACGCTGAATCTGGCCTACAACTACATCCCTTGCATTGTGGAGTTTGATCTGACCCAACTCCAAATTCTAAATGTTAGCCACAATCACATCGAGTGGTTTTTGGCTGTCGAAAATGATGCTGTCTTTGAACTAGAAACACTAGACCTTTCCCACAACCAACTTCTATTCTTCCCACTGTTGCCCAGGGTAAATAAATTGCAAACTCTGCTGCTGACACACAATAAAATGAACTTCTATGGAAATTTTTCCAACCATTCAGAGAGCTCTGTGCAACTGCTCTTTCTGGATGGCAACGTCACCAACATCACCACCCATGAACTGTGGGAAGAAATGAGCCATAGCAACCTTTCTTTCTTGACATTTCTAGATATGAGCTGGAACCAGCTCTGGTATCTGCCAGATAGTTTTTTTGAAGGGATGGTTTCCCTTGCCCACTTAAACATGAGTCACAATTGCTTAACAACATTGTGCATACATGAGAAAGAACTACTGAAGACCCTCGTAGACCTGGATCTCAGCTATAACCAGCTTTTAGATATAGAGGTGAACTTTGGTCCTGAAGTTAGCTTACTCAGCCTCCAAAGATTCAATCTAAATAACAACAGACTTCATGGTTTGCCTGCTAAAATCTTTACTCACACAAAAAATATTGCTACAATTAACCTCAGTAAGAATCCAATAGAGATTTGTACACCACACGGTGCTGGAAGCTCCAGCTGTGTAGATATCAGCAATGTTGCCTCCATAAGGAACCTTTTCTTGGCTGGTTGTGACTTACATGAGCTGGGCAACGACATCTTTCAAGGGACCTCATTAGCATACTTAGACCTATCTAACAACCCCAGGGCACTCCTCAATGGCTTAGGACCTCTGGAAGATGTTGCACAATCCCTGCAGGTGCTCTCTGTCCGGGACACCGGCCTCTCTGCCGCAAGAACAGAGATGGacttttctgcttttcagatGCTTGTGGAGTTGGATCTCTCTGAAAACTCTCTGACCAGCTTCCCTGAATCTTTAATAGATCTGAAACTGCATACTTTGGATCTCAGGAGAAATCATCTCCACTCCCTACCTCAGCATGCTATGCAAAAACAACTTGGAAAGAGCTTGCATACAATCTACCTCAGCCAGAATCCCTATGACTGCTGCAAACTCAGGTGGTGGGACACTCTCTGCAACCTTGGCACTGTCCACATTGCAGACATGAGTCAAGTCACTTGTAACCATTCCTCCAGATTTATCAATGCAGCAAATCTGCCTGAATACGTCCTACAAAATTGCAGTTGGCTAGCACCAGATATGACTTTGCTGTATCTGGTGCTTGCATTTCCTACCTGCTTGGCTCTATTGGTTGCCTCTGCTATCATCTTTCTAACTTTTAGGCAACCAATTCTTCAAATGGTAAAGAGCAGGTACAGAACATCCAGTCCGTATtga
- the NRROS gene encoding transforming growth factor beta activator LRRC33 isoform X1 — protein sequence MALVALSISLCIAILDTGCGTKPSDFHSLCKLEEKTVHCNGKRLISIPQDLPAGTEKLFLDGNLMQTLKNSTLEQYQVLQSLSLCKNGLETIEPGAFLGSTTLTVLLVADNDLSTNYSVTATALWTLLVLQKLDLSGNQLTEAMMSTLIEHLSSLESLSMARNAIMRLDDSHFKNLPKLQHLDLQQNYIFEIETGAFEGVSGLQTLNLAYNYIPCIVEFDLTQLQILNVSHNHIEWFLAVENDAVFELETLDLSHNQLLFFPLLPRVNKLQTLLLTHNKMNFYGNFSNHSESSVQLLFLDGNVTNITTHELWEEMSHSNLSFLTFLDMSWNQLWYLPDSFFEGMVSLAHLNMSHNCLTTLCIHEKELLKTLVDLDLSYNQLLDIEVNFGPEVSLLSLQRFNLNNNRLHGLPAKIFTHTKNIATINLSKNPIEICTPHGAGSSSCVDISNVASIRNLFLAGCDLHELGNDIFQGTSLAYLDLSNNPRALLNGLGPLEDVAQSLQVLSVRDTGLSAARTEMDFSAFQMLVELDLSENSLTSFPESLIDLKLHTLDLRRNHLHSLPQHAMQKQLGKSLHTIYLSQNPYDCCKLRWWDTLCNLGTVHIADMSQVTCNHSSRFINAANLPEYVLQNCSWLAPDMTLLYLVLAFPTCLALLVASAIIFLTFRQPILQMVKSRYRTSSPY from the exons ATGGCGCTAGTAGCTCTGAGTATTTCCCTGTGTATAGCTATCCTCGATACAGGATGTGGAACCAAACCTTCAGACTTTCACAGTCTCTGTAAACTA GAAGAGAAAACTGTACACTGCAATGGGAAGAGGCTGATCTCCATCCCACAAGACTTACCTGCTGGAACAGAGAAACTCTTCCTGGATGGCAATCTTATGCAAACACTAAAGAATTCAACTTTAGAGCAGTATCAAGTTCTGCAGAGTCTCAGTCTATGCAAGAATGGACTGGAGACAATTGAACCCGGAGCTTTCCTTGGCAGCACAACTCTCACTGTTTTGTTGGTGGCTGACAATGACCTCTCCACAAACTATTCTGTGACAGCAACTGCTCTGTGGACTTTGCTTGTCCTACAGAAACTGGACCTATCTGGAAACCAGCTCACTGAGGCCATGATGAGCACCCTGATAGAGCATTTGTCTTCTCTAGAATCTTTGTCTATGGCCAGGAATGCTATAATGAGGCTGGATGACTCCCACTTCAAAAACCTGCCCAAACTGCAGCACCTGGATTTACAGCAGAACTACATCTTTGAGATTGAGACTGGTGCTTTTGAAGGTGTGTCAGGGCTGCAGACGCTGAATCTGGCCTACAACTACATCCCTTGCATTGTGGAGTTTGATCTGACCCAACTCCAAATTCTAAATGTTAGCCACAATCACATCGAGTGGTTTTTGGCTGTCGAAAATGATGCTGTCTTTGAACTAGAAACACTAGACCTTTCCCACAACCAACTTCTATTCTTCCCACTGTTGCCCAGGGTAAATAAATTGCAAACTCTGCTGCTGACACACAATAAAATGAACTTCTATGGAAATTTTTCCAACCATTCAGAGAGCTCTGTGCAACTGCTCTTTCTGGATGGCAACGTCACCAACATCACCACCCATGAACTGTGGGAAGAAATGAGCCATAGCAACCTTTCTTTCTTGACATTTCTAGATATGAGCTGGAACCAGCTCTGGTATCTGCCAGATAGTTTTTTTGAAGGGATGGTTTCCCTTGCCCACTTAAACATGAGTCACAATTGCTTAACAACATTGTGCATACATGAGAAAGAACTACTGAAGACCCTCGTAGACCTGGATCTCAGCTATAACCAGCTTTTAGATATAGAGGTGAACTTTGGTCCTGAAGTTAGCTTACTCAGCCTCCAAAGATTCAATCTAAATAACAACAGACTTCATGGTTTGCCTGCTAAAATCTTTACTCACACAAAAAATATTGCTACAATTAACCTCAGTAAGAATCCAATAGAGATTTGTACACCACACGGTGCTGGAAGCTCCAGCTGTGTAGATATCAGCAATGTTGCCTCCATAAGGAACCTTTTCTTGGCTGGTTGTGACTTACATGAGCTGGGCAACGACATCTTTCAAGGGACCTCATTAGCATACTTAGACCTATCTAACAACCCCAGGGCACTCCTCAATGGCTTAGGACCTCTGGAAGATGTTGCACAATCCCTGCAGGTGCTCTCTGTCCGGGACACCGGCCTCTCTGCCGCAAGAACAGAGATGGacttttctgcttttcagatGCTTGTGGAGTTGGATCTCTCTGAAAACTCTCTGACCAGCTTCCCTGAATCTTTAATAGATCTGAAACTGCATACTTTGGATCTCAGGAGAAATCATCTCCACTCCCTACCTCAGCATGCTATGCAAAAACAACTTGGAAAGAGCTTGCATACAATCTACCTCAGCCAGAATCCCTATGACTGCTGCAAACTCAGGTGGTGGGACACTCTCTGCAACCTTGGCACTGTCCACATTGCAGACATGAGTCAAGTCACTTGTAACCATTCCTCCAGATTTATCAATGCAGCAAATCTGCCTGAATACGTCCTACAAAATTGCAGTTGGCTAGCACCAGATATGACTTTGCTGTATCTGGTGCTTGCATTTCCTACCTGCTTGGCTCTATTGGTTGCCTCTGCTATCATCTTTCTAACTTTTAGGCAACCAATTCTTCAAATGGTAAAGAGCAGGTACAGAACATCCAGTCCGTATtga